The Thermoanaerobaculia bacterium DNA window GCCATGATCGGAATGCAGGTCGACGCAGATGCGGCTTCGGAGCTTTGTGTCGCTTCGAGCGACGCCCTGGGGCCGGTACGCTGCGTCGACGGCCAGACTTTCGAGGAGGAGTGGGCGGGAGGCTCGCTCGGCTATGTCAGCGTGCTCGCGGCCGCGGAGCTCGACGGGGATCCTGCGCCGGAGATCCTCGCCGGAACCTCGGGACCGGCAATCGAGGCGCGAGAAGGTGACTCGGGCTGGCTCAAGTGGCGAACGCCGGAGATCAATCCGAATCTGGACGCCATCGATCGGCTGCTGGCGATCGACGTCGACGGGGACGGACTCGACGAAGTCATCGGGCGCCTGGCGACGTATTACTACGGGTCGGGGGCTCTCGCGCTCTTCTCGGGCGCGACGGGCGATCTCCTCAGCGGACCGTGGGCTTTGTCCGTCTGGGCCCTGGCGAAGCCGACCCTGATGGAGAACCCCCCGTATCGCGTCTACGTCGCGCTTTCCGATAAGACGATTCGCGGCCTCGATCCGCAGACCGGCACCCCCTCCGCGCCGCTCGCGACTCTGCCCGGAATCTCGCGCCAGCTCGCGGTCGTGGATCTCGACCGCGACGGAACGCTCGATTTCGTCGTCGTCGACCAGGTCATGTACCTCCATGTCGTCGACGGCGCCACCGCCACGGTCGCCTGGGCGGGACCGTACCTCGGTCCGACGGGATACGGCTGGGTCGATCTCTCCCTCGAGGCCGGCGATCTCGACGGCAACGGCGTGCCCGACTTCGCGGTCGCTTCCCGGTACGGTCTCTTCTACTTCGAGGGCCCGCTCTTCGAGGTGTTCACGGACGGCTTCGAATCCGGCAACACCCTCGCCTGGAGCGACACGCAGCCCTGACCTGGGGGGTGTCCCCTCCCACGGCGGTCGAAGGAGAGGGCTCGCTAAACCCCCCGCGTATCCTTCCCCCAGAGAATCTTGTGCTGCTGCAGCGTCAGCCGCACCGGCAACCGATCCGCGAGGATCCAGGCTGCCAACTCCGCCGGCGGGCACGACTCCCAAACCGGCGAGAAGTGCAGCGGACAGACCCCCGCGAGCCCGCGCTCCGCGATCACCCCGCAAGCCCAGTCGTAATCCCCCCGATCGGCGACGACGAACTTGATCTCGTCCGTGGCGCGCAGCCCCGCCAGGTTCTCCCACCGATTGTTCCCCGACTCGCCACTCGCCGGACACTTGATATCCAGAATCCGCCGAACGCGAGGGTCGACCGGCGCAATATCCAACCCGCCCCCCGTCTCGAGCAACACCTCATACCCCGCATCACACAGCGCCGTGAGCAGCGGCAGAC harbors:
- a CDS encoding radical SAM protein, whose product is MTEARLKIYEIFYSIQGESTFAGRPCVLVRLTGCQMRCSWCDTEYAFHGGAWMGLEEVLAKVAAFGCPLVEVTGGEPLLQPGCLPLLTALCDAGYEVLLETGGGLDIAPVDPRVRRILDIKCPASGESGNNRWENLAGLRATDEIKFVVADRGDYDWACGVIAERGLAGVCPLHFSPVWESCPPAELAAWILADRLPVRLTLQQHKILWGKDTRGV